The following is a genomic window from Kineosporiaceae bacterium.
CTGGCGATGCGTCGACGGATCGGCCTGCGCTGACCCGCGGCGATCAGGTCGGGCCGGTGCAGGTCCGCGAGGTGGTGGGCAGCGCGGTGGCCACCGGGGCGAGATCGACCAGGGCGGCGGGCAGCCGGACGGCTCCCACCGCGCGTGGCATACGCACCTCGACGGCGGGGGCGCGGCCGTAACTGGTCGCGGTGACCGGGTCGGAGGCGTCGTCGATCACCCAGTCGATGCCGTTGACGCCGATGCACGACTTGGTGCTCGGGCCGAGCGGCTCCAGCCCACACCGCACCACGATCGCCGGGTCACCCCAGGCCAGCGCTCCCGCCGTCGAGATCGTCGTCCTGGCCTGGTCGAGCACGAGCGCGGGTGCGGCCGCCAGGGCGGCGGTGCAGGCCGGGGACCCCGCCTGCGGCGCGGCCTCCACGGTCGGCGACGACGAACAGCCCGAGACCACCGCAACCGTCACCGTCACCGTCACCGTGACGATCCCGACGAGCACCCTGCGGTCGTGAGGCGTGCGGCGCGGCACGATCAGAGGTGAACGATGGTGCAGGTGGTGGTGCGCGTGATGCCGGGCACGGACTGGATGCGGGCGATCACCAGCTTGCCGAGCTCATCGCCGCTGGCGGCCTCGACCCGGGCGATCACCTCGTAGGGACCCATGACGTACTCACACATGGTGACGCCGGTCATGGTCGACACCTCCCGGGCCACGTCCGAGGCCTTGCCGGCCTCGGTCTGGATCAGGATGTAGGCCTCGACCATCGGGTGCTCCTCGGGTACGTGCGGGTGCGTGGACGGGGTGCTGGCGGGCGCCTCACGTTACCGTGTCGCCCCGACACGAGTCTGTAGTGAGTTTCCGTGGGAGGCAGGTCCGATGGACGGCGCCGCGCAGGACGCGGGTCCAGGCGTGCCGCTGCTCGCCGATCTCGGTGAGGACCGGCTGGTCTCGGCCGTGCTCGCCGCGTACCCGCCGTCCCCGCCGTGGGTGCTCACGGGTCCGGGGGACGACGCCGCCGTGGTCGAGCTCACCGGCCGGGTGGTGATCTCGACCGACACCCTGGTCGAGGGGCGGGACTTCCGCTGGGACTGGTCCAGTGCCCACGACGTGGGGGTCAAGGTCGCGGCGCAGACGCTGGCGGACATCGCCGCGATGGGTGCCCGGCCGATGGCTCTGCTGGTCTCCCTCGCCGCTCCCGGCTCGGCGTCCGCCGCCATGCCGGTCGAGCTGGCCCGAGGGCTGGCGGCCGAGTGCGCCCGCGCGGGGGCGGCGATGATCGGCGGGGACGTCTCCTCGGCCGCCGAGGTGGTGCTGACCGGCACCGCGTTCGGCGTCCTGGACGGCCCGCGGCCCGCGGTGTTGCGATCCGGCGCCCGGCCCGGGGACGTGGTGGCGATCTCCGGCCCGGTGGGGGCCTCCGCTGCCGGGCTGGAGCTGTTGCTGGCCGGCGCAGGTCCGGCCGGGCGGGACCCGGAGGGGTCGAACACCCTGGACGCCGCCGTGCGCCGGGTGCTCTCCGCCCACCGCGCGCCGCGGCCCGACTACCCGGCGGGGGTGGTGGCTCGTGACGGTGGGGCCGGCGCCCTGATCGACACCAGCGACGGCCTGGTGCGCGATGCCAGCCGGCTCGCGGCGGCCTCGGGGGTGGTCATCGAGCTCGACTCGGCGGCGATCCCGGGGGAGGCGGCCCTGCCGGTCGTGGCCGAACGGCTCGGCGGGGGTGAGTCGATGGTGCGCTCGTGGCAGCTCACCGGCGGTGAGGACCATGCCCTGCTGGCCTGTTTCCCGCCCGGGTTGCCGCTGCCGTCGCCGTTCGTGGCGATCGGCCGGGTTCGCGCCGGCGAGCACGGCGATCGTGGCGTCGTCCTGGTGGACGGCGTTGCGTGGCAGGGCCGGCCGGGCTGGACCCACTGGTGAGCGGAGTCGACGAGCGCACACGACGAAGGCCGGCTCCCGTGGGGGGAACCGGCCTCGACTGGTGCGGGGAAGGTGCGCCTCAGCGCGTGACCTTGCCCGCCTTGATGCAGGACGTGCAGACGTTGAGCCGCTTCGGTGCGCCACCGACCAGCGCCCGCACCCGCTGGATGTTCGGGTTCCAGCGGCGCTTGGTGCGCCGGTGCGAGTGCGAGATGTTGTGACCGAAGCCCGGCCCCTTGCCGCAGACGTCGCAGTTGGCAGCCACGGGTAGATCTCCTGAAGTCTCGAAGCAGAACTGAACGGGCGGGCGGTCCGCTAGAGGGTATCGGACCAGCTCGCCGGAACGGTAATCGTGTCACCTCCAGCGCCCCGAGCTGTTGGTGATCATGTAATCCGTGCCCACTCCGTGCACGGATTACATGATCACCGAGGGTGGGGGGTGGGGGGAGCCAGTAGCCTGCCGAGCATGCTGCAGGCGATCGATGCCCGCTCGGCCCGCCACTGGGCCTTGACGGCACTCGCTGCGCTCGCCGAGGCCCGTGAGGAGCTGGATGCCCTCAACGTCTACCCGGTGCCGGACGGCGACACCGGCACCAATCTCTACCTGACCATCGAGGCGGCCGTCGACGCGGTGGCCACCCTGCCGCCGGAGGCAGATGTCCGGGCGGTGATCGCCGCCTTCGCCCACGGTGCGCTGATGGGCGCGCGGGGCAACTCGGGCATCATCGCCGCCCAGCTGCTGCGGGGGTGGTCGGAGGTACTGGCCGAGCACGAGGTGCTGGACGGCGCGGCCGCCAAACAGGCGGTCCGGCGGGCCGACGAACAGGCCTGGCGAGCGGTCGCCGACCCGGTCGAGGGCACCATCCTGTCGGTCAGTCGCGCCGCCGCGGCCGCCGCTGAGGCGGCTCCCGACGATCTGCCCCATGTGGTGAGCGCGATCGTCACCGCCGCGCGTGAGGCGCTGGCGCGAACCCCCGAGCAGCTCGAGGTGCTGCGCCGGGCCGGGGTGGTCGATGCCGGGGGAAAGGGCTACCTCGTGGTCCTCGAGGCGTTGGAGGACCTGGTGCACCGCCGCGGCGGCAGGACCCGCGGGCGGCGTCAGGGTGGCTCCCACCGCAGCGCAGCGCCGCGTCCGGTGCCCGCGTCGCTGCCGGTGACCGACGAGCTGCGCCCCGGCGGACCCGCCTACGAGGTGATGTTCCTGCTCGACGCCGATGATGCCGCGATCGACGACGTCCGGGCTCGCCTCGCCCGGCTGGGCGACAGCCTGGTCGTGGTCGGTGGGGACCGGCTCTGGCACATCCACGTGCACACCGACGATCCGGGTGCGGCGGTCGAGGTCGGCATCGCGGCAGGCCGCCCGCACCGGGTGCGGATCGCCCATTTCGCCGACCAGACCGCCCGGGCCACCGATCGTCGTGGTGGCGGGGTGGGGTTGGTCGCCTGCGCCGCGGGACCCGGGCTGGCCCGGTTGTTCGCCGAGGTCGGCGCGGTGGTGGTCGAGTGCGGGACGCGGCGTCGTCCCTCGACGGCCCAGATCCTCGAGGCGATCCGGGCCGCGCAGGCGGTCGCGGACGCCGTGGTGGTGCTGCCCAACGACGGCGACACCCTGGCGGTGGCCCAGGCGGCCGCCAGCAGCGCCCGCTCCGGCGGGGCACGGGTGAGCGTGTTGCCGACCCGGGCCCAGGTGCAGGGCCTGGCTGCGGCGGCGGTCCACGATCGGCTGCGTTCGGTGGACGACGACGTGGTGAGCATGTCCGCCGCGGCGGGGGCCACCCGAGACGGCGCGCTGACCCTGGCGGTGCGCGAGGCGCTGACCACGGGCGGGGTGTGTCGCCCCGGTGACGTGCTGGGCATCGTGGCCGGTGACATCGTGGTGGTCGGCGCCGAGCTGGTCGAGGTGGGGGGCGCCGTCCTGGAACGGCTGCTGACCGGAGGTGGGGAACTGGTGAGCCTGGTGGTGGGCGAGGACGCGCCGCCACACGTGGCGCCCGCGCTGGCGGCGCTGGTGCGTCGCGGCCACCCGGGGGTGGAGGTCGTGGTGCTCGACGGTGGCCAGCCGAGGTACCCGATCCTCATCGGAGTGGAGTGAGATCCCTTGTCGCTGAAGCTGTCCGACCCGCTCGGCCCGGTGCTGGGACTGCGCAGTGCCAAGCTGCTGGAGGCCCAGCTCGAGCTGCGCACCGTCGGTGACCTGTTGCGCCATTTCCCGCGGCGCTACGAGCGGTACGGCCAGCTGACCACGATCGCCGACCTGCCCGACGGGGTGGAGGTCTCGTTGGTCGCCGAGGTGGTCAGCGCCGAGCTGGTCGAGATGCGTCAGCGCAAGGGATATCTGCTCAAGGTGGTGGTCACCGACGGCGAGGACCGGCTGCCCATGACGTTCTTCCAGGGGTGGCGGCTGAAGTCCGCGTTCTCCGTGGGGCGGCGGATGCTGTTCTCGGGCACCGTGTCGATGTTCCGCAATCAGCGTCAGCTGACCCACCCGAAGTGGACCCCGCTCGAGACCGACGGCTTCACCGAGGCCGACGCGCAACGCCCGATCCCGGTGTACCCGGCCACCGCCAAGGTCGCTCAGCACCAGATCCGCACCAGTGTCGGCATGGTGCTGGACATCCTCGCCCCGGTGGACGACCCGCTGCCCGAGTCGGTGCGACAGCGGATGCGGTTGATGGAGTTGGGCGACGCGCTGCGGGTGGTGCACCGCCCCTCGACCGATGCCGCGGGCTACTCGGCGCTGCGCCGGTTCATCTACGAGGAGGCGTTCGTGCTGCAGGTGGCGCTGGCCCGGCGCCGGCACGAGGCCGCCCAGTTCCCGGCGACGCCGCGCCCGGCGGTTCAGGGCGGCATCCTGGACGCCTTCGACATCTCGTTGCCCTTCACCCTCACCGAGGGCCAGATGCAGGTGGGCCGCCAGATCAGTGACGACCTGGCCCGCTCCCACCCGATGCACCGGCTGTTGCAGGGCGAGGTGGGCTCGGGTAAGACCCTCGTGGCGTTGCGGGCGATGCTCACGGTGGTCGACACCGGCGGCCAGGCGGCGTTGCTGGCGCCGACGGAAGTGCTTGCGGCACAGCACTTCCGATCGATCTCGGCGATGCTGGGGGACATCGGTCAGGGGGGACTGTTCGGTGGTGACACCTCGACCCGGGTGGTGCTGCTGACCGGGTCGATGCCGACCGCGGCCCGCCGGGCGGCGTTGCTGCAGATCGCCTCCGGCGAGGCGGGGATCGTGATCGGCACCCATGCCCTGCTGCAGCGCCAGGTCAGTTTCGCCGATCTGGCGCTGGCCGTGGTCGACGAACAGCACCGGTTCGGCGTCGAACAGCGGGACATGTTGCGCGACAAGGGACGCCAGACGCCGCACCTGTTGGTGATGACCGCGACCCCGATCCCGCGGACCGTGGCCATGACCGTGTTCGGTGACCTCGAGACCTCGGTGTTGCTGGAGGTGCCAGCGGGTCGT
Proteins encoded in this region:
- a CDS encoding 50S ribosomal protein L28, whose amino-acid sequence is MAANCDVCGKGPGFGHNISHSHRRTKRRWNPNIQRVRALVGGAPKRLNVCTSCIKAGKVTR
- a CDS encoding Lrp/AsnC ligand binding domain-containing protein, producing MVEAYILIQTEAGKASDVAREVSTMTGVTMCEYVMGPYEVIARVEAASGDELGKLVIARIQSVPGITRTTTCTIVHL
- a CDS encoding ATP-dependent DNA helicase RecG → MSLKLSDPLGPVLGLRSAKLLEAQLELRTVGDLLRHFPRRYERYGQLTTIADLPDGVEVSLVAEVVSAELVEMRQRKGYLLKVVVTDGEDRLPMTFFQGWRLKSAFSVGRRMLFSGTVSMFRNQRQLTHPKWTPLETDGFTEADAQRPIPVYPATAKVAQHQIRTSVGMVLDILAPVDDPLPESVRQRMRLMELGDALRVVHRPSTDAAGYSALRRFIYEEAFVLQVALARRRHEAAQFPATPRPAVQGGILDAFDISLPFTLTEGQMQVGRQISDDLARSHPMHRLLQGEVGSGKTLVALRAMLTVVDTGGQAALLAPTEVLAAQHFRSISAMLGDIGQGGLFGGDTSTRVVLLTGSMPTAARRAALLQIASGEAGIVIGTHALLQRQVSFADLALAVVDEQHRFGVEQRDMLRDKGRQTPHLLVMTATPIPRTVAMTVFGDLETSVLLEVPAGRSEVVTHVVDLATNPDWYQRIWFRLREEVENGHQAYVVCPRIEVGEDDGPLRPEDAPAGDGLFPEEEEAPQRPLRAVLEVVEELRATAALSGLRIEALHGRMPAEERELVMRDFAAGAVHVLVATTVIEVGVDVANATAMVVLEADRFGMSQLHQLRGRVGRGVAKGVCLLVTDSRQGTPARTRVEVVSLTPDGFALARADLDLRREGDVLGAAQSGSKSSLRKLRVLRDEDTIIDARREATALVAADPGLVHHPALAQALEELLDDEREAYLDRT
- a CDS encoding DAK2 domain-containing protein, coding for MLQAIDARSARHWALTALAALAEAREELDALNVYPVPDGDTGTNLYLTIEAAVDAVATLPPEADVRAVIAAFAHGALMGARGNSGIIAAQLLRGWSEVLAEHEVLDGAAAKQAVRRADEQAWRAVADPVEGTILSVSRAAAAAAEAAPDDLPHVVSAIVTAAREALARTPEQLEVLRRAGVVDAGGKGYLVVLEALEDLVHRRGGRTRGRRQGGSHRSAAPRPVPASLPVTDELRPGGPAYEVMFLLDADDAAIDDVRARLARLGDSLVVVGGDRLWHIHVHTDDPGAAVEVGIAAGRPHRVRIAHFADQTARATDRRGGGVGLVACAAGPGLARLFAEVGAVVVECGTRRRPSTAQILEAIRAAQAVADAVVVLPNDGDTLAVAQAAASSARSGGARVSVLPTRAQVQGLAAAAVHDRLRSVDDDVVSMSAAAGATRDGALTLAVREALTTGGVCRPGDVLGIVAGDIVVVGAELVEVGGAVLERLLTGGGELVSLVVGEDAPPHVAPALAALVRRGHPGVEVVVLDGGQPRYPILIGVE
- a CDS encoding DUF3515 family protein, whose translation is MLVGIVTVTVTVTVAVVSGCSSSPTVEAAPQAGSPACTAALAAAPALVLDQARTTISTAGALAWGDPAIVVRCGLEPLGPSTKSCIGVNGIDWVIDDASDPVTATSYGRAPAVEVRMPRAVGAVRLPAALVDLAPVATALPTTSRTCTGPT
- a CDS encoding thiamine-phosphate kinase; amino-acid sequence: MDGAAQDAGPGVPLLADLGEDRLVSAVLAAYPPSPPWVLTGPGDDAAVVELTGRVVISTDTLVEGRDFRWDWSSAHDVGVKVAAQTLADIAAMGARPMALLVSLAAPGSASAAMPVELARGLAAECARAGAAMIGGDVSSAAEVVLTGTAFGVLDGPRPAVLRSGARPGDVVAISGPVGASAAGLELLLAGAGPAGRDPEGSNTLDAAVRRVLSAHRAPRPDYPAGVVARDGGAGALIDTSDGLVRDASRLAAASGVVIELDSAAIPGEAALPVVAERLGGGESMVRSWQLTGGEDHALLACFPPGLPLPSPFVAIGRVRAGEHGDRGVVLVDGVAWQGRPGWTHW